TGAGGCCGACTCGCAGTCTTGCTTGCGTGCCGACGCGAGTGCACGTCGATCTAGGGCTGATCAGCTTGGCTCGATCCAGTAATGACCCACCACCCAGCCCTTGCGGAACGGCTCGAGGACGACCCGAAGGGTGGTGCGGCCACCCGGGAACTCCTCACGTCGCCCGTCCCCGTGCCGGACGACCGTACGAGGGACGTCCTTTGTGACGAGGTAGGTCGCGTCCGAACCGCGCACCTTGGTGATACGGATGATGGTCGAGCCCGGGAAGTCGACGGAGCCACCGCCCTCGAAGGCGCGTTCGACCGCCTCCACGAAACCATCGCAGGGGTCACATTCAGAGGTCATGGACGCGTAGTGCGACGTCCTTCCCGTCATCTGCATCTCGTCGCTGGCTGCTTCCCACCGACGGATGAAGGCTCGTGGGTTCGACCGGTCCCGCGCGAAGTAGGCAGAGTCGACGGGCCGCCGTTCCTGTGGCTTCCCATGACCAGGCTGGGGATCGTCGCTCGTCCTGGGAGGTACGGGCGCAGGCTCCTTGGCTGCACTGCCGCACGACGCGAGGCTCATCGCGATTGCGGCACCCGCCAGCGCCCGCACGACCATTCGGTGGGTCATCGCAGGACGAGCTGCGGGAGTGCCTCGACGACCTCGAGGTCCTCGCTGGCGCCGGTGACCCAGATGGTGGACGGAATGGTCTCAGGGGGGCCGCCGTCGACCGTGAAGCTGGCAGCCCCGTACTGGGTGTCAACGCTGACAGCGACCTGTTCGACCTGCTCGTAGACGTGGGCCACGTCGAGACCTGGGTACGGCGCCCCCGGGCTGGTCGTCGTCTCAGAGGTGCCGTCGCCGAAGTTCCAACGGTACGCAACCGGCCTGGCGGTGACGACCACGTTGGATCCCTGCAACTGCACCGGAATGCTTGACGCTTGCGTGTTGGCGGTGAAGAAGTTGGTCTCCAGGTTGACAAGCGTCTTCCCGTTCGGCGGCTGGACCGACAGTGCCGATGGGGACCAGTCCAGTTCGTCAAACGCTCGGATCACAAGTGTGCGAATTGGAGGGTCGTCAACGTCCGCCGCCTCGTCCGCCGTCAAGCAGGCCGTGCCCACCCTAGTCCCGTCTCGAAACACCGCGTACAACGTTCCCGTACGACCATCGACCGTGCAGGCCCGGGGATTTGAACAAGCTTCCACCCCGCCCGAAGTTCCGTCCTTACACAACTGATAGACCAGCCACGTCGACTTCGGCTCGGCCTCTTGCGCCGCTTGGAGGGTCTGACCCGTGTACTCGCATACGACCTCAACCGAGTAGAGGTCGGCTGTCTCGTAGCAGGTTTGCCCATCCGCCTGCGCAGCCGTCGGCGACCAGATGGCGCTCTGCGCGGCCAGCACGATCACGACGACGTAGATCACCCGAGCACCGATCACGACGGCACCTGCGTCAGTCGCACGACCCTCCACGGCGACGTCGCATTGAGACGGAATCGGTAAACCAGGTCCCCGCCCGAATACTCCTGCTCCCGGGCATTCGAATTCTCTTTGATAACAGTGGGCGCTGATGTCACGCGCACGTCAAAGACCGGACGTGAATCGCCTCCGGACTTGTCGGACACGTCTTCAACGGACCAACCCTCCGTCCTCACGAAACCGCCGGCGTCAAAGGCGCTCCGAACCCGATCGGCCACCTGCGAGCAGGCTTTGCACCCGGCCGACAGGCGGAGGTACTCCGAGGTATCGCCCGAGTTCTGCATCGAGTTGCTCACCTCAACCCACCGCCGAATGAAGTCCTCCGGACTCTCGACCTCAGCCGTCTCGGTCTCCACCGGCGTCGGGGTCGGCGAGGAGCTAGTGGGATCGGGGATCTTGGGCTCGGGGGCGGGTTCGTCGGAGCACCCGGCCACGAGGAGCGGGACGGCGAGGGTGAGGGCGAGTGCGCGGCGCAGGTGCATGAAGTGCCTCCCGAGAACGACATCAGCACGCTGAAACTACCCATTCCCGCGCCCCCGCAACCACCCCGGCGACGAAACCTGTGGACGACGCCCCAGCGGGGCCGGGATGGGAATGCGCCGAGGGGCGGGCCCGTGGGCCCGCCCCTCGCCTTCCCCTGGTCCACCAGCCGGGGTCGAAGCGGCTGATGGAGGCCTCGCGCGTCAGTCGGAGACGACCGGGACGCGGAGCTTCTGGCCGGCCGCGAGGCCGGCGGACTCGAGGGCGTTGAGCCGCTCGATCTCGGTCATCACCGCGCGGACGTCGCCGTCGGTGGCGATGTCGCTGGCGATCCCCCACAGGGTGTCGCCGGGCGCCACCTGGACGATCTGGGTCGGGGCGGGCTGGCCGGCCTCGCCGGTGCCGACCGCGCCGCCGGCGAGGACGAATGCCACGGCGAGGGCGAGGAACAGCGAGGTCAGGAAGACCACGAGCCGGCCACGGCGGGTCAGCCGCACGGTGGAGCGGCGCTGGGCAGCAGCCGGGGCGAAAGCGGGGGAAAGGCTGAGGGTGCTCATGGTGGCCTCCTGGGGAAGAATCAGCCGGTCGTCTCTGTCGAGCGAATGTCTAGTCGGACCCACCGACAGTGGCCTCGGCCACCGGTGGTCGATCAGACGTTCGATCGAACATGTGTACGACGGTAGAGCACGTGTTCGAACGACGCAAGCACCTCGTCGAACAAATGTTCGGGGCTTCCCCAGGTGGAGACGTCAGCGGCGCTTCATGGCGCGCCGGCCCTGCGCGGCGAAGAGCCCGGCCGCGTGCTGCATCAGCCCGGGAGCCAGCGCCGAGCCGCGCACGACTCCCCC
The sequence above is drawn from the Nocardioides sp. zg-1228 genome and encodes:
- a CDS encoding LysM peptidoglycan-binding domain-containing protein, yielding MSTLSLSPAFAPAAAQRRSTVRLTRRGRLVVFLTSLFLALAVAFVLAGGAVGTGEAGQPAPTQIVQVAPGDTLWGIASDIATDGDVRAVMTEIERLNALESAGLAAGQKLRVPVVSD